A part of Streptomyces sp. NBC_01497 genomic DNA contains:
- a CDS encoding carbohydrate ABC transporter permease produces MTVVDGAAAPRTTPPKTKRRHLKQLTARDRVSLSLMAGIPTLLTVAFVWVPALASIVLSFSSWTGFGDFSTIQWVGTENYKNIFTIYPPFDPAIEHNLIWLAVFFVLPAPFGLFLAVQLDKQIRFSRIYQSVLFLPVVLSLALIGFMTELIFSPTQGLINNLTGHADHHVIDWMGNPHLNIWAVMIMACWRQAGYVMVLFLAGLKSVDPSQKEAAALDGANGSQTFRHVVWPALRPINVVVLVITVIESLRAFDIVYVINKGTNGLELLSVLVTDNIVGEASRIGFGSALATILLVISLAFIVPYLISMFRKDERE; encoded by the coding sequence ATGACTGTTGTGGACGGCGCGGCGGCGCCGCGGACCACGCCCCCCAAGACCAAGCGGCGCCATCTCAAACAGCTCACCGCGCGGGACCGGGTGAGCCTCAGCCTGATGGCCGGCATCCCGACCCTGCTCACCGTGGCGTTCGTGTGGGTGCCCGCCCTGGCATCGATCGTCCTGTCGTTCTCCAGCTGGACCGGGTTCGGCGACTTCTCCACGATCCAGTGGGTCGGCACCGAGAACTACAAGAACATCTTCACGATCTACCCGCCCTTCGACCCGGCCATCGAGCACAACCTCATCTGGCTCGCGGTCTTCTTCGTGCTGCCCGCGCCGTTCGGCCTCTTCCTCGCGGTCCAGCTGGACAAGCAGATCCGGTTCTCCCGGATCTACCAGTCCGTCCTGTTCCTGCCCGTGGTGCTGTCCCTCGCGCTGATCGGCTTCATGACCGAGCTGATCTTCTCGCCCACCCAGGGGCTGATCAACAACCTGACGGGGCACGCGGACCACCACGTCATCGACTGGATGGGCAATCCCCACCTGAACATCTGGGCCGTCATGATCATGGCCTGCTGGCGCCAGGCCGGCTATGTGATGGTGCTCTTCCTCGCGGGCCTCAAGAGCGTCGACCCCTCGCAGAAGGAAGCGGCGGCACTCGACGGCGCGAACGGCTCCCAGACCTTCCGGCACGTGGTCTGGCCGGCGCTGCGCCCCATCAATGTCGTGGTGCTGGTCATCACGGTCATCGAGTCGCTGCGCGCCTTCGACATCGTCTACGTCATCAACAAGGGCACGAACGGCCTTGAACTGCTGTCCGTGCTGGTGACCGACAACATCGTCGGAGAGGCCAGCCGTATCGGCTTCGGCTCGGCACTGGCGACGATCCTCCTGGTGATCTCGCTGGCCTTCATCGTGCCGTACCTGATCAGCATGTTCCGGAAGGACGAGCGAGAATGA
- a CDS encoding carbohydrate ABC transporter permease, with the protein MTTLTTERTGPRTAAPAPRGERPPRAGRVALHVFLIGTCVVWLLPLLYAFYTALRPYADTQRLGYVSVGGHYGFGNFTAAWDQAQLLHYFWNSVIITVPALVITLWLSSMVAFVVARFNFKVNIALLMLFTAGNLLPQQALITPLFKMYQLIPLPEWLAASGKLDDSFLGLILIHVAFQTGFCAFVLSNYMRTIPKELGEAALVDGASAWRQYWQLVLPLCRPVLAALATLEFTWIYNDFFWATVLMQTGSNRPITAALNNLQGQFFVNNNLISAAALIVAVPTLVVFFALQKQFVSGLTLGANKG; encoded by the coding sequence ATGACGACGCTGACGACCGAGCGCACCGGGCCCCGCACCGCCGCGCCCGCCCCCCGGGGCGAGCGCCCCCCGCGAGCCGGCCGTGTCGCCCTGCACGTCTTCCTGATCGGCACGTGCGTCGTCTGGCTGCTGCCGCTGCTGTACGCCTTCTACACGGCGCTGCGGCCGTACGCCGACACCCAGCGCCTCGGATACGTGTCCGTCGGCGGCCACTACGGGTTCGGCAACTTCACCGCCGCCTGGGACCAGGCGCAGCTCCTGCACTACTTCTGGAACTCGGTCATCATCACGGTGCCCGCGCTGGTGATCACACTCTGGCTGTCGAGCATGGTCGCCTTCGTCGTGGCGCGGTTCAACTTCAAGGTGAACATCGCGCTGCTGATGCTGTTCACCGCCGGCAACCTGCTGCCGCAACAGGCTCTGATCACGCCGCTGTTCAAGATGTACCAGCTGATACCGCTGCCCGAGTGGCTGGCGGCGTCCGGCAAACTGGACGACTCCTTCCTCGGCCTCATCCTGATCCACGTCGCGTTCCAGACCGGTTTCTGCGCCTTCGTGCTCTCCAACTACATGCGCACGATCCCCAAGGAACTGGGCGAGGCCGCGCTCGTGGACGGTGCCTCCGCCTGGCGGCAGTACTGGCAGCTCGTCCTGCCGCTGTGCCGTCCGGTGCTCGCGGCGCTGGCGACGCTCGAATTCACCTGGATCTACAACGACTTCTTCTGGGCGACGGTACTGATGCAGACCGGCAGCAACCGGCCCATCACCGCGGCGCTGAACAACCTCCAGGGGCAGTTCTTCGTCAACAACAACCTCATCTCGGCGGCCGCCCTGATCGTGGCGGTCCCCACCCTCGTGGTGTTCTTCGCCCTGCAGAAGCAGTTCGTCTCCGGACTGACCCTCGGCGCGAACAAGGGCTAG
- a CDS encoding class I SAM-dependent methyltransferase, translating to MDRNVRTVEDVLALLDGLFTSDAATGRSTTGDREGFWDRFYADRSQPVPFFVEKPDENLAACLDQGLVATGTALDLGCGAGRNALYLAANGFDVDAVDLSPVAVAWAGERARAAGVEVRFLCGDAFALPADELSGPYDLVVDSGCFHHLPPHRRAGYLALLDRVLAPGGHLALTCFAAGERGMGSELSDAELYRERTLGGGLAYTPASLRWIFSDLAQVQLRRMRAEPPESALFGVPFLWTALFRRDTASAASADVPPVGDFAQAPVLGTRHRYTRRPEEA from the coding sequence ATGGACCGGAACGTACGCACTGTCGAGGATGTTCTCGCGCTCCTGGACGGGCTGTTCACATCTGATGCGGCGACCGGCCGCTCGACGACCGGCGACCGGGAGGGTTTCTGGGACCGCTTCTACGCGGACCGGTCACAGCCGGTCCCGTTCTTCGTGGAGAAGCCCGACGAGAACCTGGCTGCCTGTCTCGACCAGGGTCTGGTCGCCACCGGCACGGCCCTGGACCTGGGATGCGGGGCGGGCCGCAATGCCCTGTACCTCGCCGCGAACGGTTTTGACGTCGACGCCGTCGACCTCTCCCCGGTGGCCGTCGCCTGGGCCGGGGAACGGGCTCGCGCGGCCGGCGTCGAGGTCCGCTTCCTGTGCGGTGACGCTTTCGCCCTCCCCGCGGACGAGTTGAGCGGCCCCTACGACCTGGTCGTCGACTCAGGCTGTTTCCACCACCTGCCGCCGCACCGCCGCGCCGGTTACCTCGCTCTCCTCGACCGCGTCCTGGCCCCCGGCGGCCATCTCGCCCTCACCTGCTTCGCCGCAGGCGAGAGGGGGATGGGCTCCGAGCTCTCCGATGCGGAGCTCTACCGCGAACGCACGTTGGGCGGCGGTCTCGCCTACACGCCCGCGTCACTGCGCTGGATCTTCTCCGACCTGGCGCAGGTCCAGCTGCGCCGCATGCGCGCGGAGCCGCCCGAGTCGGCGCTCTTCGGTGTGCCGTTCCTGTGGACCGCGCTGTTCCGCCGGGATACGGCCTCTGCCGCGTCAGCCGATGTCCCCCCGGTGGGCGACTTCGCGCAGGCGCCCGTCCTCGGCACGCGGCACCGGTACACGCGGCGACCGGAGGAGGCGTGA
- a CDS encoding undecaprenyl-diphosphate phosphatase: MSAISVGQAAVLGVVEGVTEFLPVSSTGHLKITEGLMNIPVENASVVGFSAVIQVGAIAACIVYFFKDLVRIIGAWGRGLLHKEERYHHDYKFAWWVIAATVPIVVVGLAAKPLIDGPLASLWVVAGSLIAGSGVMWAADQMGRHKRGEDDTSFKDAMLVGCSQILALLFPGFSRSGATMSTALVLDLDRMAATRLSFFLGIPALTGAGIYELKDALGTGVGAAPLAVGTAVSFVVAYGSIAWLLRFVARHSFNAFVIYRIVVGVLLLGLLGTGVLSA, from the coding sequence GTGAGTGCTATCAGCGTTGGCCAGGCCGCCGTGCTCGGTGTCGTGGAAGGGGTGACCGAGTTCCTCCCGGTCTCCTCCACCGGACACCTGAAGATCACCGAGGGCCTGATGAACATCCCCGTCGAGAACGCTTCGGTGGTGGGCTTCTCCGCGGTCATCCAGGTCGGCGCGATCGCCGCCTGCATCGTGTACTTCTTCAAGGACCTCGTGCGCATCATCGGCGCCTGGGGCCGGGGCCTGCTGCACAAGGAGGAGCGCTACCACCACGACTACAAGTTCGCGTGGTGGGTGATCGCGGCGACGGTCCCGATCGTGGTCGTGGGCCTGGCGGCCAAACCCCTGATCGACGGGCCGCTCGCCTCCCTGTGGGTGGTCGCGGGCTCCCTCATCGCCGGCAGCGGCGTGATGTGGGCGGCCGACCAGATGGGCCGCCACAAGCGCGGCGAGGACGACACGTCCTTCAAGGACGCGATGCTGGTGGGCTGTTCACAGATCCTGGCGCTCCTCTTCCCAGGCTTCTCCCGCTCCGGCGCCACCATGTCCACCGCCCTCGTCCTCGACCTCGACCGGATGGCGGCCACCCGGCTCTCGTTCTTCCTCGGCATCCCGGCCCTGACCGGCGCCGGGATCTACGAGCTCAAGGACGCGCTCGGCACGGGGGTGGGCGCGGCCCCGCTGGCCGTCGGCACCGCGGTCTCGTTCGTCGTGGCGTACGGGTCCATCGCCTGGCTCCTGCGGTTCGTCGCCCGCCACTCGTTCAACGCCTTCGTGATCTACCGGATCGTCGTGGGAGTGCTGCTGCTCGGACTGCTCGGTACGGGGGTGCTGAGCGCGTGA
- a CDS encoding BlaI/MecI/CopY family transcriptional regulator — MDAGVHGRGRKRANGEREAEVLGLLLRAGEALTAGDVAERLGGALAYSTVVTILTRLYAKQLLTRMPRGRAYAYAPVTDDPGFAARRMSTVLDGRPDRAAVLARFADGLTTDDAELLRHLLDQDTGR, encoded by the coding sequence ATGGATGCGGGCGTACACGGACGGGGCCGGAAGCGGGCCAACGGCGAGCGGGAAGCCGAAGTTCTCGGCCTCCTCCTGCGCGCGGGGGAGGCGCTGACGGCGGGCGACGTCGCGGAGCGCCTCGGCGGTGCCCTCGCGTACAGCACGGTGGTGACCATCCTCACCCGGCTGTACGCCAAACAGCTGCTGACGAGGATGCCGCGCGGACGCGCCTACGCGTACGCCCCGGTCACCGACGACCCCGGGTTCGCGGCCCGCAGGATGAGCACCGTCCTCGACGGACGCCCTGACCGGGCGGCCGTGCTGGCCCGTTTCGCCGACGGCCTCACCACCGACGACGCGGAGCTGCTCCGCCACCTCCTCGACCAGGACACCGGCCGCTGA
- a CDS encoding HAD family hydrolase, which produces MSTSRTTAVLFDLDGTLVDTEPLYYEATRRLLAHHGVADFTWEQHAGFIGVGTRETLEVLAARFALAAPVDALLAEENTRYLELLRSSAEVFPQMRKFVERLHTAGVPMAVASGSSGEAIDAALAHGGLEGFFTVTASAEEVAAGKPEPDVFLEAARRLGVPPGACAVIEDSAPGVAAAHAAGMRCLAVPSVPLAPGAEPEGAFATAELLFPGGHGEFTAEAAYDWLLGTGTQRA; this is translated from the coding sequence ATGAGCACTTCGCGGACCACGGCCGTCCTCTTCGACCTCGACGGCACCCTGGTCGACACCGAGCCCCTGTACTACGAGGCGACCCGTCGGCTGCTCGCGCACCACGGCGTGGCGGACTTCACCTGGGAGCAGCACGCGGGCTTCATCGGTGTCGGGACCCGCGAGACGCTGGAGGTGCTGGCGGCCCGGTTCGCTCTCGCCGCCCCGGTGGACGCGCTGCTGGCCGAGGAGAACACGCGGTATCTGGAGCTACTGCGCTCGTCGGCCGAGGTGTTCCCGCAGATGCGGAAGTTCGTCGAGAGGCTGCACACAGCGGGTGTCCCGATGGCCGTGGCGTCGGGTTCCTCGGGTGAGGCCATCGACGCGGCCCTCGCGCACGGCGGCCTTGAGGGCTTCTTCACGGTGACCGCGTCGGCGGAGGAGGTCGCGGCGGGCAAGCCGGAACCCGACGTCTTCCTGGAGGCGGCACGGCGCCTCGGCGTGCCGCCCGGCGCGTGCGCCGTGATCGAGGACTCGGCGCCCGGGGTCGCGGCGGCGCACGCGGCGGGCATGCGCTGCCTGGCGGTGCCGTCCGTGCCGCTCGCGCCGGGCGCGGAGCCGGAGGGGGCGTTCGCCACCGCGGAGCTGCTGTTCCCGGGCGGGCACGGCGAGTTCACGGCCGAGGCCGCGTACGACTGGCTGCTGGGTACAGGCACCCAGCGGGCGTAG